Proteins encoded within one genomic window of Prochlorococcus marinus str. MIT 9515:
- a CDS encoding ClC family H(+)/Cl(-) exchange transporter — protein sequence MKKLIKENIQKTSSNSSQSIKKLLKQRSFVVVISILLTGLGASITSISFKTGIYFINNWRLELLENFPSIAVLPAFGAIGGAIAGFLIKNLAPAAKGSGVSQIMGFLRHKKVPMNLKVGLVKLLSGIIAIGSGFPLGPEGPSVQMGGSVAWQMARWLKAPLAFRRVIVAAGGGAGIAAVFSAPLGGFIYAIEELLNSARPIILLLVVITTFIADSSADIIQALGLDPKAGGFDFNLGFLIQKEYDPSVFFLPIDFIYLILLGVIIGLFAELYSKYVLVMQDLGKKWYKKKFVLKMSICGLLLGSIYSFLPSSFHNLDELQKIIAEKNTSIEIALLAVLILFITTGLAAASGAPGGLFYPMLTLGGAIGLIMGSWVEIATGHAPSTYIFAGMGAFVAGCSRTPITAMFLAFALTKNLLIMKPVLISCITSFLVARAFNEKSIYERQIQIELEE from the coding sequence ATGAAAAAGCTAATAAAAGAAAATATTCAAAAAACCAGTAGTAACTCTTCTCAAAGCATAAAAAAATTACTTAAACAGAGATCTTTTGTTGTTGTCATATCAATTCTATTAACAGGATTAGGAGCATCAATAACTAGTATTTCTTTTAAAACTGGTATTTATTTTATAAATAATTGGAGATTAGAACTTTTAGAGAATTTTCCATCCATTGCAGTATTACCAGCATTTGGGGCTATTGGTGGAGCCATAGCAGGCTTTTTAATTAAAAACTTAGCTCCAGCAGCAAAAGGTTCTGGTGTAAGTCAAATTATGGGATTCTTGAGGCATAAAAAAGTACCCATGAATCTAAAAGTTGGCTTAGTTAAATTATTATCTGGAATAATTGCAATTGGAAGTGGGTTTCCTTTAGGTCCTGAAGGACCATCAGTTCAAATGGGAGGTTCAGTTGCTTGGCAAATGGCAAGATGGCTGAAAGCTCCATTAGCTTTTAGAAGAGTAATTGTTGCAGCAGGAGGAGGTGCTGGAATAGCTGCAGTATTTAGCGCTCCATTAGGTGGATTCATCTACGCGATTGAAGAATTATTAAATTCTGCAAGACCAATAATTTTATTATTAGTTGTAATAACAACTTTTATAGCAGATTCATCTGCGGATATTATTCAAGCCCTGGGTCTTGACCCCAAAGCAGGAGGTTTTGATTTCAACTTAGGATTTTTAATCCAAAAAGAATATGATCCATCTGTCTTTTTCTTACCTATAGATTTTATTTATCTTATTTTACTAGGAGTTATTATTGGACTATTTGCAGAACTTTACAGCAAATATGTTCTTGTAATGCAGGATCTTGGGAAAAAATGGTATAAAAAAAAATTTGTTTTAAAAATGAGTATTTGTGGACTCTTACTTGGTAGTATTTATTCATTTTTACCTAGCTCTTTTCATAATTTAGATGAATTACAAAAAATAATAGCTGAAAAAAACACCAGTATCGAAATAGCTCTTTTAGCTGTGTTGATACTCTTCATTACAACTGGATTAGCTGCAGCTTCTGGAGCGCCTGGAGGATTGTTCTACCCAATGCTTACCTTGGGTGGGGCCATAGGATTAATAATGGGAAGCTGGGTAGAAATTGCCACAGGCCATGCTCCAAGTACATATATCTTTGCTGGCATGGGGGCATTTGTAGCAGGATGTTCTAGAACACCTATAACAGCTATGTTCTTGGCTTTTGCCTTAACAAAAAATTTATTAATAATGAAACCTGTTCTTATTAGTTGTATTACAAGTTTTTTAGTGGCAAGAGCTTTTAATGAAAAATCTATTTATGAAAGACAAATACAGATTGAATTAGAAGAATAA
- the purU gene encoding formyltetrahydrofolate deformylase codes for MERPSIIFRTVCPDRSGLVSQLTSWISNYGGNIKHSDHHTDQEAGLFLSRIEWNLNDLPINKVEIYEQFEKNAIDINGQFNINYSDEIPNVGIFVSKQNHCLIDLLWRVRNGELKMNVPLIISNHPDLEEIAKDFNAQFVYIDNLKYSKSTVENQILNLLNDFDIELVVLAKYMQILSDSFLKSYSSIINIHHSFLPAFKGAQPYHRAWKRGVKLIGATAHYVTQDLDEGPIIEQCTVNVSHRDEVADLIRKGRDTERIALARAVRLHLNHQIFVYDSKTAVFD; via the coding sequence TTGGAAAGACCATCTATTATATTCAGAACAGTTTGTCCTGATCGTTCCGGACTAGTTAGTCAATTAACTAGTTGGATATCTAATTATGGGGGCAATATCAAACATTCAGATCACCATACAGATCAAGAAGCAGGATTGTTTTTGAGTAGAATAGAATGGAATTTAAATGATTTACCAATTAATAAAGTTGAAATCTATGAGCAATTTGAGAAAAATGCAATAGATATAAATGGCCAATTTAATATTAATTACTCAGATGAGATACCAAATGTAGGTATTTTTGTAAGTAAGCAAAATCACTGTTTAATAGACTTGCTTTGGCGAGTAAGAAACGGCGAATTAAAAATGAATGTACCATTAATAATTTCTAATCATCCTGATCTTGAAGAAATCGCTAAGGATTTTAATGCCCAATTTGTTTATATTGATAATTTAAAATACTCTAAATCTACTGTCGAAAACCAGATTTTAAATTTGTTAAATGATTTTGATATCGAACTGGTTGTATTAGCCAAATATATGCAAATTTTAAGTGATTCTTTTTTGAAAAGTTATTCCTCAATTATTAACATACATCATTCTTTTTTGCCTGCATTTAAAGGCGCGCAACCTTATCATCGAGCATGGAAGAGAGGTGTGAAATTGATTGGTGCGACTGCACATTATGTTACTCAAGATTTAGACGAAGGGCCAATAATTGAGCAATGTACTGTCAATGTAAGTCATAGAGATGAAGTTGCTGATTTGATTAGAAAAGGACGCGATACTGAGAGGATTGCGCTTGCAAGGGCAGTTAGATTACATTTGAATCATCAGATTTTCGTATACGATAGCAAAACAGCTGTTTTTGATTAG
- a CDS encoding FAD-dependent oxidoreductase, whose product MKVLKKHFKKSHILIIGSGIIGKFNALELSEQGFQITIVDPKKGTNSSSAALGLLMSHMYQKSKGRSWELRKKSNELWPKWIKFLRQYDENLKIEKPLIQLTTDKTKFEKLNQFISHHPNRNLKVLDRDSTIIKSINKIFNIENLRGIISFQDGRIDPISLLKTLDIYIKSKKIKTIEEEIIKIKKINNQWISECKNTLEIKSDAIILCNSLEAIKLIDSDLHKIRLKPVLGQAIEIATNDKEIDLFSLPKHFSINSKNFIRINKNKLIIGSTDENKITPRDNAFEELTNFLENKPSWLNQNTITNKWFGIRSRPEGEPSPILRSLEKGLVLCTGFYKNGILLAPACSSWISDEIKKHVI is encoded by the coding sequence ATGAAAGTATTAAAAAAACATTTTAAAAAATCTCATATATTAATTATCGGTTCAGGAATTATTGGTAAATTTAACGCATTGGAGCTATCTGAACAAGGTTTTCAAATCACTATTGTAGATCCAAAAAAAGGTACAAATAGTAGTAGCGCTGCGTTGGGTCTCTTAATGAGTCACATGTATCAAAAAAGTAAAGGCAGAAGTTGGGAACTGAGAAAAAAAAGTAATGAATTATGGCCAAAATGGATAAAATTTCTTAGACAATATGACGAAAATTTAAAAATTGAAAAACCATTAATTCAACTAACAACAGACAAAACAAAATTTGAAAAACTAAATCAGTTTATATCTCATCATCCCAATAGAAATTTAAAAGTTTTAGACAGAGATTCTACGATTATAAAAAGTATTAACAAAATATTTAATATTGAAAACTTAAGAGGAATCATCTCTTTTCAAGATGGCAGAATTGATCCTATTTCATTATTAAAAACATTAGATATTTATATAAAAAGTAAAAAAATAAAAACTATAGAAGAAGAAATTATCAAAATAAAAAAAATTAATAATCAATGGATTTCTGAGTGCAAAAATACATTAGAAATAAAATCTGATGCAATTATTTTATGTAACTCTCTTGAAGCAATAAAATTGATTGATTCAGATCTTCATAAAATCAGATTAAAACCAGTATTAGGTCAAGCGATAGAAATTGCAACTAATGATAAAGAAATTGATTTATTCTCTCTTCCTAAGCATTTCAGTATTAATAGCAAAAATTTTATTAGAATTAATAAAAACAAATTGATTATTGGGTCTACGGACGAAAATAAAATAACACCTAGAGATAACGCATTTGAGGAACTTACCAATTTCTTAGAAAATAAGCCAAGTTGGCTGAACCAAAATACAATTACAAATAAATGGTTTGGTATTAGATCACGTCCTGAAGGAGAACCTTCTCCTATACTAAGAAGTTTAGAAAAAGGTTTGGTTTTATGTACTGGTTTTTATAAAAATGGAATATTACTTGCTCCCGCTTGTTCTTCTTGGATTTCAGATGAAATTAAAAAACACGTTATTTAA
- the dnaK gene encoding molecular chaperone DnaK, whose product MGKVVGIDLGTTNSCVAVMEGGKPTVIANAEGFRTTPSVVAYTKNQDQLVGQIAKRQAVMNPENTFYSAKRFVGRRVDEVNEESKDVSYGIEKAGSNVKLKCPVLDKQFSPEEVSAQVLRKLSEDAGKYLGENITQAVITVPAYFNDSQRQATKDAGKIAGLEVLRIINEPTAAALAYGLDKKSNERILVFDLGGGTFDVSVLEVGDGVFEVLSTSGDTHLGGDDFDRCIVNHLASVFKSNEGIDLREDKQALQRLTEAAEKAKIELSNATQSEINLPFITATPDGPKHLDLNLTRANFEELASKLIDRCRVPVEQALKDAKLSTGEIDEIVMVGGSTRMPAVQELVKRVTGKDPNQTVNPDEVVAVGAAIQGGVLAGEVKDILLLDVTPLSLGVETLGGVMTKMITRNTTVPTKKSETYSTAVDGQTNVEIHVLQGEREMASDNKSLGTFRLDGIPSAPRGVPQIEVTFDIDANGILSVTAKDKGSGKEQSISITGASTLSDNEVDKMVKDAESNASVDKEKREKIDLKNQAETLVYQTEKQLGELGDKVDDSAKAKVEEKSKALKEATSKEDYDSMKKLLEELQQELYAIGSSVYQQPGNQPPAPGGPNANASDDKGPDDDVIDADFTETKD is encoded by the coding sequence ATGGGGAAGGTTGTTGGAATCGATTTAGGAACAACTAATAGTTGTGTTGCTGTGATGGAAGGGGGTAAACCTACTGTAATAGCAAATGCAGAGGGTTTCAGAACAACACCATCTGTAGTTGCATATACTAAAAACCAAGATCAGCTTGTTGGACAGATTGCAAAACGACAAGCTGTAATGAACCCTGAAAATACTTTTTATTCAGCTAAGCGTTTTGTTGGTAGAAGAGTCGACGAAGTTAATGAAGAATCTAAAGATGTTAGTTATGGGATTGAAAAAGCTGGATCAAATGTAAAATTAAAATGTCCAGTTTTAGATAAACAATTTTCTCCTGAAGAGGTTAGTGCTCAGGTTTTAAGAAAACTTTCTGAAGATGCTGGTAAGTATTTAGGTGAAAACATCACTCAAGCTGTAATAACAGTTCCAGCCTATTTTAATGATTCTCAAAGACAGGCTACAAAAGATGCGGGTAAAATTGCAGGATTAGAGGTTTTAAGAATAATTAATGAACCTACAGCTGCGGCTTTAGCTTATGGATTAGATAAAAAAAGTAATGAGAGGATTTTAGTTTTTGATTTAGGAGGTGGAACTTTTGATGTTTCAGTTTTAGAAGTTGGAGACGGTGTTTTCGAAGTTTTATCAACATCTGGGGATACTCATTTAGGAGGTGATGATTTCGATAGATGTATTGTCAATCATCTGGCGAGCGTTTTTAAAAGCAATGAAGGGATTGACTTGAGAGAGGACAAACAAGCCTTACAACGTCTTACTGAAGCAGCTGAAAAGGCAAAGATTGAACTTTCAAATGCTACTCAAAGCGAAATAAATTTACCTTTCATTACTGCTACACCAGATGGTCCAAAGCATCTTGATTTGAATTTGACTAGAGCTAATTTTGAAGAACTAGCCTCCAAGTTAATCGATAGATGTAGAGTTCCTGTAGAGCAAGCTCTTAAGGATGCAAAGCTTTCTACAGGTGAGATTGATGAAATAGTTATGGTTGGAGGTTCAACAAGAATGCCAGCTGTACAGGAGTTAGTAAAGAGAGTAACAGGTAAAGACCCGAATCAAACTGTAAATCCAGATGAGGTTGTAGCTGTGGGTGCAGCGATACAAGGGGGTGTGTTAGCAGGTGAGGTTAAAGACATATTATTGTTAGACGTTACTCCGTTATCTCTAGGTGTGGAGACTTTAGGAGGAGTGATGACTAAGATGATTACTCGTAATACAACAGTACCAACTAAAAAATCTGAGACTTACTCAACTGCTGTTGATGGTCAAACTAATGTCGAAATTCATGTCCTTCAAGGAGAGAGGGAAATGGCCTCAGATAATAAAAGTTTAGGAACATTTAGACTTGACGGGATTCCCTCCGCACCAAGGGGTGTTCCACAAATAGAGGTAACATTTGATATTGATGCCAATGGAATCCTAAGTGTTACTGCTAAAGATAAAGGAAGTGGAAAGGAGCAATCTATCTCAATAACAGGTGCTTCAACTCTCTCAGATAATGAAGTTGATAAAATGGTAAAAGATGCAGAGTCAAATGCTTCAGTAGATAAAGAAAAAAGAGAAAAGATTGATTTAAAGAATCAAGCAGAAACTCTCGTTTATCAAACAGAAAAACAGTTAGGGGAACTTGGTGACAAGGTTGACGATTCTGCTAAAGCGAAGGTAGAAGAAAAAAGTAAAGCTTTGAAAGAGGCTACTTCTAAAGAAGATTATGATTCTATGAAGAAATTGTTAGAGGAACTACAACAAGAACTTTATGCAATAGGCTCTTCAGTCTATCAACAGCCAGGTAATCAACCACCTGCCCCAGGAGGTCCAAACGCAAATGCTTCTGATGATAAAGGTCCTGATGATGATGTTATTGATGCTGACTTTACAGAAACAAAAGATTAA
- a CDS encoding shikimate dehydrogenase — protein MITSNTSFLALIGNPVSHSLSPIMQNAAIKYLGLDLIYIAIPCKNEDLEIVVNSLKKMNCKGLNITIPFKKKVFDLCSEISPVAKKIQAINTLKLKNDNNWSGTNTDIEGFIYPLKNLNLTNKNSIILGSGGAARSVIQGLIDLKLSKITIISRNNNSLNELITLFKNDIKIEGILNTNDEIGNLIEETDLIVNTTPIGMSQTSDNDAIPFGQSSWETIDSNTIVYDLIYNPSPTPFLKFCDRKGCMTIDGTQMLIAQGAKSLSFWTNGLEVPFEVMHDALKKYL, from the coding sequence ATGATTACAAGTAATACATCTTTTCTTGCTTTAATTGGAAACCCAGTAAGCCACTCTTTATCTCCAATCATGCAAAATGCAGCTATAAAATATTTAGGTCTTGATTTAATTTACATAGCAATTCCCTGTAAAAATGAAGACTTAGAAATTGTTGTAAATTCTCTAAAAAAAATGAATTGTAAAGGCTTAAATATTACAATTCCATTTAAAAAGAAAGTATTTGATCTCTGCAGTGAAATATCACCAGTTGCAAAAAAAATACAGGCTATAAATACTCTTAAACTTAAAAATGATAATAATTGGAGTGGTACAAATACTGATATTGAAGGGTTTATCTACCCTTTAAAAAACCTAAATTTAACAAACAAAAATTCGATAATTTTGGGTTCTGGAGGCGCTGCAAGATCAGTAATTCAAGGTCTTATAGATTTAAAATTATCGAAAATCACCATTATCTCAAGGAATAATAACTCTTTAAATGAGCTAATTACCCTTTTTAAAAATGACATCAAAATAGAGGGAATACTAAATACTAATGATGAAATTGGTAACTTAATTGAAGAAACAGATTTAATAGTCAATACAACTCCAATAGGAATGAGTCAAACCTCAGATAATGATGCAATACCATTTGGGCAATCGTCTTGGGAAACTATTGATTCAAATACAATTGTTTATGATCTTATTTACAATCCTTCACCTACTCCTTTTTTAAAGTTTTGCGATAGAAAAGGATGTATGACTATAGATGGTACTCAAATGCTAATTGCTCAAGGAGCAAAATCATTATCATTTTGGACAAATGGTTTAGAAGTACCTTTTGAAGTAATGCATGATGCACTAAAAAAATATCTTTAA
- the rpsF gene encoding 30S ribosomal protein S6, whose protein sequence is MTDQIYYETMYILRPDIAEEEVKNHIDKYNKLLEEFGATILDSQMRGKRRLAYQIAKHREGIYVQLSHQGDGQHIFKIEKAMRLSEDVIRYLTVKQEGPLPTPRSSNKSSNQAEKKENENIDSANKSEPKADETDNKKKITLESSTPELEEQVKS, encoded by the coding sequence ATGACTGATCAAATTTATTACGAAACTATGTATATTCTTCGCCCGGATATCGCGGAGGAGGAAGTGAAAAATCATATCGATAAATATAATAAACTTCTTGAAGAATTTGGTGCGACAATCCTCGATAGTCAAATGAGAGGTAAAAGAAGGCTTGCTTATCAGATAGCAAAACATCGGGAGGGGATTTATGTGCAATTAAGTCATCAAGGGGACGGACAACATATCTTCAAAATAGAAAAAGCAATGCGTTTAAGTGAAGATGTCATAAGATATTTGACAGTAAAGCAAGAAGGTCCTTTACCGACACCAAGATCTTCTAATAAAAGCTCTAATCAAGCAGAAAAAAAAGAAAATGAGAATATTGATTCAGCCAATAAATCTGAGCCTAAAGCAGACGAAACGGATAATAAAAAGAAAATAACCTTAGAATCTTCTACTCCAGAATTAGAAGAGCAAGTAAAATCTTAA
- a CDS encoding argininosuccinate synthase: MQHPKKVVLAYSGGVDTSVCIPYLKNEYGISEVITFVADLGQGDDIESISQKALNSGATKSVIGNLVEDFVEKYAFPAIRANALYGEKYPLSTALARPLIAENLVKLARKLNAGAVAHGCTGKGNDQVRFDLAINALGPDLEIITPAREWKMSREEAILYGEKFGIPAPVSKKSPYSIDVNLLGRSVEAGFLEDPMQEPNEEVFAMTSSIDDSPNYPKDIEITFKNGFPIAIGNESLSPLKIIQKVNYLAGKNGFGRIDMIEDRVVGIKSREIYEAPGLLLLIKAHKELESITLNPDVLDFKNLVEKKWAQLVYQGFWFGPLKKALDGFIDATQTSVNGKVKIRLHKGNAIIIGRSSENNSLYREDLATYSKDDIFDHKQAEGFIYMWGMSNKIWAELNSKMNN; encoded by the coding sequence ATGCAGCACCCAAAAAAAGTTGTTCTTGCCTATTCTGGTGGAGTTGATACTAGTGTTTGTATTCCATATCTTAAAAATGAATACGGAATTTCAGAAGTTATTACTTTTGTGGCAGATCTTGGTCAAGGAGACGATATAGAGAGTATTAGTCAAAAAGCTTTAAATTCCGGAGCAACAAAATCGGTGATTGGAAATTTAGTAGAGGATTTTGTTGAGAAGTATGCTTTTCCTGCTATAAGAGCAAACGCACTTTATGGAGAAAAGTATCCTTTATCAACAGCTTTGGCCAGACCTTTAATAGCTGAAAATCTTGTCAAATTAGCAAGAAAATTAAATGCTGGCGCAGTTGCGCACGGTTGTACAGGAAAAGGAAATGATCAAGTAAGATTTGACTTGGCTATTAATGCTTTAGGACCTGATTTGGAGATAATTACACCTGCTCGAGAATGGAAGATGAGTAGAGAAGAAGCTATTTTATATGGAGAAAAATTTGGAATTCCTGCTCCGGTTTCTAAGAAATCACCATACTCGATTGATGTCAATCTTCTTGGCCGTAGTGTCGAAGCTGGTTTTTTGGAAGATCCGATGCAAGAACCTAATGAAGAAGTTTTTGCGATGACTTCATCTATTGATGATTCGCCAAATTATCCAAAGGATATAGAAATTACATTTAAAAATGGATTTCCTATTGCTATTGGGAACGAATCTCTAAGCCCTTTAAAGATTATTCAAAAGGTTAATTACTTAGCAGGAAAAAATGGTTTTGGTAGGATTGATATGATTGAAGATAGAGTAGTTGGCATTAAAAGTAGAGAAATATATGAGGCTCCTGGTCTTTTACTGCTTATAAAAGCTCATAAAGAATTAGAAAGCATAACGTTAAATCCAGATGTATTAGATTTTAAAAATTTAGTCGAAAAAAAATGGGCCCAACTTGTATATCAGGGATTTTGGTTCGGCCCTCTTAAGAAAGCATTAGATGGTTTTATTGATGCAACACAAACTTCTGTTAATGGAAAGGTGAAAATAAGATTACATAAAGGAAATGCAATAATAATTGGTAGGTCCTCTGAAAATAATTCTCTTTATAGGGAAGATTTAGCAACCTATAGTAAAGATGATATTTTTGACCACAAGCAAGCAGAAGGATTCATCTATATGTGGGGTATGTCTAATAAAATATGGGCAGAATTAAATTCAAAAATGAATAATTAA
- a CDS encoding DUF3134 family protein translates to MDSDKIKLRLNEIAEVNPALTCYRREDPAPVLPLREEPDLLSWLEETGRLVTEKDGDSQEISTIEEEELSALMGEKEDYKTEDDSSEDDWED, encoded by the coding sequence ATGGATTCTGATAAAATCAAACTTAGATTGAATGAAATTGCTGAAGTAAATCCAGCCTTGACTTGTTATCGAAGAGAAGACCCCGCACCCGTATTACCATTAAGAGAAGAACCTGATTTGCTATCTTGGTTAGAAGAGACAGGAAGACTTGTAACTGAAAAAGATGGAGACTCACAAGAAATTAGTACAATTGAAGAGGAAGAACTTTCAGCTTTAATGGGAGAAAAAGAGGATTATAAAACCGAAGATGATTCATCAGAAGATGATTGGGAAGACTAG
- the mraY gene encoding phospho-N-acetylmuramoyl-pentapeptide-transferase translates to MIGKTRRLDFTTLFFLITLSLIVNSFIFNNLLIICIFLVFFSICILITNYGLKIIKQLNLLQNIRDTGPSFHFNKKNTPTMGGIFIILPLLLLLLIVNHYFYSMGIILLFFGSLSFFIIGFLDDYLSIKKKKNIGLRSTQKFILQSLISILFIVLAYQNGYINSLITVSNNWAIDTNIVIFPICFVTLVGLSNAVNLTDGLDGLASGCGSIVFYGLGTEIFIKGQQELIIYGLIAYAMSGLCVGFLKFNKYPAKIFMGDTGSLTIGATLGYISILTNSYFTLFIISGIFVIEALSVIIQVSFFKITKKIFKRGKRVFLMTPIHHHFELSGMKEEKIVENFWKINILLVILGIVLKINL, encoded by the coding sequence ATGATTGGGAAGACTAGAAGACTAGATTTTACTACTTTATTTTTTTTAATTACATTATCTTTAATAGTAAATTCTTTTATTTTTAATAATTTACTTATAATTTGTATTTTTCTTGTATTTTTTTCTATTTGTATATTAATAACTAATTACGGTTTAAAAATAATTAAACAATTAAATTTACTACAAAATATTAGAGATACAGGACCATCTTTTCATTTTAATAAAAAGAATACACCTACAATGGGAGGAATATTTATTATTCTTCCTTTATTATTACTGCTTTTAATAGTAAACCATTACTTCTATTCCATGGGAATAATACTATTATTTTTTGGTAGTTTAAGTTTTTTTATTATAGGATTTTTAGACGACTATTTAAGTATTAAGAAGAAAAAGAATATAGGTTTAAGATCAACTCAAAAATTCATATTACAATCATTAATTTCAATATTATTTATCGTATTAGCCTATCAAAATGGTTATATAAACTCTTTAATTACAGTATCCAATAATTGGGCTATTGATACTAATATAGTGATTTTTCCAATCTGTTTTGTTACCTTAGTAGGTTTAAGTAACGCAGTAAATTTAACAGACGGACTTGATGGATTAGCATCTGGATGCGGGTCAATAGTCTTTTATGGACTTGGCACAGAAATATTTATTAAAGGTCAGCAAGAATTAATAATATATGGTCTTATTGCGTACGCAATGTCAGGTTTATGTGTAGGCTTTTTGAAATTTAATAAGTATCCTGCAAAAATATTCATGGGCGATACAGGATCATTAACAATTGGTGCAACATTAGGTTATATTTCAATATTAACTAATAGCTATTTTACATTATTTATTATCTCAGGAATATTTGTTATTGAAGCTTTATCAGTAATTATTCAAGTAAGTTTTTTTAAAATAACCAAAAAAATATTTAAAAGAGGAAAAAGGGTCTTTTTAATGACTCCAATACATCATCATTTTGAATTGAGTGGAATGAAGGAAGAAAAAATAGTTGAAAACTTCTGGAAAATCAACATATTACTCGTAATTTTAGGTATAGTTTTAAAAATAAATCTTTAA